The Synechocystis sp. PCC 7509 genome includes a window with the following:
- a CDS encoding DUF1825 family protein, with product MGFFDSEIVQQEAKQLFEEYQALVKLGNSYGKFDRDGKKLFIEQMESMMERYKIFMKRFELSEDFMAQMTVEQLKTQLNQFGVTPQQMFDQMNSTLERMKAELEKGV from the coding sequence ATGGGATTTTTTGATTCTGAGATAGTCCAACAAGAAGCCAAACAACTATTTGAAGAATACCAAGCTTTAGTAAAGCTGGGTAATAGTTACGGCAAATTTGACCGCGACGGCAAAAAGCTGTTTATCGAACAAATGGAATCAATGATGGAGCGCTATAAAATTTTTATGAAACGCTTTGAGTTATCAGAAGATTTTATGGCTCAGATGACGGTAGAACAACTTAAAACTCAGCTAAATCAATTTGGTGTTACGCCGCAGCAAATGTTCGATCAGATGAACTCTACTTTAGAGCGGATGAAAGCTGAGTTAGAAAAGGGAGTGTAG